One Pseudomonadota bacterium genomic region harbors:
- a CDS encoding zinc-ribbon domain-containing protein, which yields MVVTCPHCEKKHEIDEKRIPANVKVARCNGCGKQFPLQVSQKPAAAPAAPGAAAAVPAAHAVSDPSTKQPTRRIGVTLSKGGVGKTTTSVNLAAGLALAGFKVLLIDTDTQGQDSFMLGVNPKAGLTELVTQEVRPEEAIIKARERLWLLAGGKSLAGLKRIIDRKDFGGEMTLKETLEPLDGAYDYVIVDTSPGWDPLTVNVLFYVKEILAPVSLEVMTLQGLVEFLKSMSAIQKYRKGVSLKYILPTFRDQRVKKSTGILERLEQLYGNILCTPIRYNVRISEAPAYGQTIYEYAPGSPGALDYRELVRKIANNPNLFK from the coding sequence ATGGTTGTCACTTGTCCTCATTGTGAAAAAAAACATGAGATTGATGAAAAGAGAATCCCAGCCAATGTAAAAGTGGCACGATGTAATGGTTGCGGCAAGCAATTTCCCTTACAGGTTTCACAAAAGCCCGCAGCAGCGCCCGCTGCCCCTGGTGCTGCAGCTGCTGTGCCGGCTGCACACGCTGTCTCGGATCCATCCACGAAACAACCTACCCGTCGAATTGGCGTCACCTTGAGTAAGGGCGGGGTCGGGAAAACAACAACCTCGGTTAATCTTGCTGCAGGTCTGGCCCTTGCCGGTTTTAAAGTTTTACTAATAGATACTGATACTCAGGGGCAGGATAGTTTTATGTTGGGGGTCAACCCCAAGGCCGGACTTACCGAACTGGTTACCCAGGAAGTAAGACCAGAAGAGGCCATCATCAAGGCCCGGGAGCGGTTGTGGTTGTTGGCGGGTGGAAAATCCCTGGCCGGACTCAAGCGCATCATCGACAGAAAAGATTTCGGCGGCGAAATGACCCTGAAAGAGACCCTTGAACCATTGGATGGGGCCTATGACTACGTTATCGTTGATACTTCTCCAGGCTGGGACCCTCTGACGGTCAACGTTCTCTTTTATGTGAAGGAGATTCTCGCGCCGGTTTCACTTGAAGTCATGACCCTTCAGGGTCTTGTTGAATTTTTGAAAAGTATGTCCGCTATCCAGAAATACCGCAAAGGGGTTTCGCTGAAATATATTCTGCCGACTTTCAGGGACCAGAGAGTCAAGAAATCCACGGGAATCCTTGAAAGACTTGAGCAGCTCTACGGGAACATACTTTGCACTCCGATCAGATACAATGTCCGGATTTCTGAAGCCCCGGCCTATGGGCAGACTATCTATGAATATGCCCCTGGAAGTCCCGGCGCTCTTGATTACCGTGAACTTGTCAGGAAGATTGCCAATAATCCCAATTTGTTTAAGTAA
- a CDS encoding Rdx family protein — MGAEIQKKISAEVEYIAGSGGIFEIVADGREIFSKRKIGRFPDASEIIKILK; from the coding sequence TTGGGAGCTGAAATTCAAAAAAAAATCAGCGCCGAAGTGGAATACATTGCCGGTTCCGGTGGAATTTTTGAAATTGTTGCGGATGGCAGGGAAATTTTTTCAAAACGTAAAATCGGCCGGTTTCCTGACGCTTCGGAAATAATCAAAATACTCAAATAA
- a CDS encoding PilZ domain-containing protein, protein MSPEGVIRQCFRLQLTGSEVITADIKDDTFEIVDLGINGVGITLKYGNLFSVGEELTLSLTLDGKKFSLQGVVVHISPDTYDNFLCGIELINLDKDSAKKFETYFQQHRAKIFQNE, encoded by the coding sequence ATGAGTCCAGAGGGGGTTATACGTCAGTGCTTTCGTTTGCAATTGACCGGTTCGGAAGTGATCACCGCAGACATTAAAGACGATACCTTTGAGATCGTTGATTTGGGAATCAACGGCGTCGGTATCACTCTCAAGTACGGTAATCTGTTTTCCGTAGGTGAAGAATTAACCTTAAGCCTAACTCTCGATGGAAAGAAATTCAGTCTGCAGGGTGTTGTGGTGCATATCTCGCCGGACACCTATGATAATTTCCTGTGCGGAATCGAATTAATCAATCTCGATAAGGACAGTGCGAAAAAATTTGAAACCTATTTTCAACAGCATCGTGCCAAGATATTCCAAAATGAATAA